In Camelus dromedarius isolate mCamDro1 chromosome 4, mCamDro1.pat, whole genome shotgun sequence, the following are encoded in one genomic region:
- the C4H2orf72 gene encoding uncharacterized protein C2orf72 homolog, which produces MERELEALAARPARPAEPPFQALVEAAGGCGQVLLVGELWEREQSRALLWDFARAVFPPQRAAGKPGGAAAEGAEPGAPGAQKALRTGAARAIRSPLVFVLCRASSLAAREPRRHLREMLRDVRGRRRAGAALVGVLVAEAEAEDSVVPELRLLEALLRTVFGRQAGGPVQAVAYCPGHPASSLAVQAAACRALQAAGPARPAEGAWDRPGLPALLACFSWGPWSRGKDPDATSPSGPAQDNFQDPEEELALTAIYPNGDCDDPAKGSRACDGVAPTPAEPDGDLR; this is translated from the exons ATGGAGCGTGAGCTGGAGGCGCTGGCGGCCCGGCCCGCGCGCCCGGCCGAGCCGCCCTTCCAGGCGCTGGTGGAGGCGGCGGGCGGCTGCGGGCAGGTGCTGTTGGTGGGCGAGCTGTGGGAGCGCGAGCAGAGCCGCGCGCTGCTGTGGGACTTCGCCCGCGCGGTGTTCCCGCCCCAGCGAGCCGCGGGCAAGCCGGGCGGCGCGGCGGCCGAGGGCGCCGAGCCCGGGGCGCCCGGCGCGCAGAAGGCGCTCCGGACGGGGGCGGCGCGCGCCATCCGCTCGCCGCTGGTCTTCGTGCTGTGCCGCGCGTCGTCGCTGGCCGCCCGGGAGCCGCGGCGCCACCTGCGGGAGATGCTGCGGGACGTGCGCGGGCGGCGACGGGCCGGCGCGGCGCTGGTTGGGGTGCTGGTGGCCGAGGCCGAGGCGGAGGACTCGGTGGTCCCGGAGCTGCGGCTACTGGAGGCGCTGCTACGCACCGTGTTCGGCCGCCAGGCGGGGGGCCCGGTGCAGGCGGTCGCCTACTGCCCCGGCCACCCGGCCTCCAGCCTGGCCGTCCAGGCGGCCGCCTGCAGGGCCCTGCAAGCCGCCGGGCCTGCGCGACCAG CAGAAGGAGCCTGGGACAGACCTGGCCTCCCAGCACTGCTGGCATGCTTTTCCTGGGGTCCCTGGAGCCGGGGGAAGGACCCAGATGCCACCTCCCCCAGTGGCCCAGCTCAGG ATAACTTCCAGGACCCTGAGGAGGAGCTGGCACTGACAGCCATCTACCCCAATGGAGACTGTGACGATCCTGCAAAGGGGTCGAGAGCCTGTGATGGAGTTGCTCCCACTCCTGCTGAGCCTGATGGGGACTTGAGATGA